Within the Drosophila albomicans strain 15112-1751.03 chromosome 4, ASM965048v2, whole genome shotgun sequence genome, the region ccagtcaTTGTTCTATGttccaatacatcccgggaaatgagctaagagcagtgcttcaagagtttcagcgctgctctccgtccacactccatcgcccgacttgagcaAACAGGGACTGGAAGCCTGCTTGGACACcagcttcctcagtctggaggtgtctttTATGTTGTCTAGGTCTGAGCGGAAGGATCTCCATGAGGACTTTTTAGATGAGCGGATCATCTTCTTGTAGGAGTTCAGGAGAGATTTGTACTCGTCGCAGACATAGAAGTTATCCGTCTTTTTAGCAAGTTGGAACATACTAGTGAGCTCGCTACGAAGCGATGAGAGATCTAGGTTTCAGCAAGGTGGCTTTGATCGTCTCGTCGGTCTGGAGAGCTTACAGGATCGGCGGAACGCAGATAGTAGCCCTTCTGAGAGGACATTAACTGATGTTTCTAGGTTCTGAGCCGTGTTGATTGTACTGGGTGGACCTAGGGAATTGGTAACGAGACTGGAGAATTTCACCCAGTTCCACTCCCCTACACGGGTGCATTCAGTCACGATGGTTAGTTCCTGCACGTTACGAGAGGTGGGACCTATATAAGTAGATTCCTCACCTCTAGGCTAGGCTTAGCTTATTGTTAAGGATAAAATGAAGTTATGACTCACCCCTTTCGTTGATATCGAGACTTCTCCAAACGCTATAATGAACGTTGGCGTCCGTGCCGATTATAAGTTGCTTtttggaggagcagaccatgtccaccaATCACCGCAGATCTTCTGGTGGAGCAGGTTCGTCACGGACCATGTAGCAGGATGCTAGCAGCAAACATCCAACACAgctctccagcaccaccacggtCAGATCGTCATTGCTAAAATTAGGTAGTAGATGAGCTTTTAACTCCTTCCttacaaggatggcagttctcAATCTACTTACCAATGTCGAGACGTATAAGTTGTAGTTGGGTGACTTCAGCCCTGCAaccgtgttgcccgacgctatccacggttcctggaccaaagccgcgtaggcggacCCTTCCTCTAGTGCGAGGAGGAGAAGCAGTTTTAGATTTGTGGAGGTTAAGctgcagcacactcattagaggttTGCACACTCGCAGGGCCGTCTGCATGGACGgttcctcccccacctcctccgCCAAGTTGAAGTGCAGAGTGGCGTCAGTCATGCTCTCTAGCCTGAAATCTGACTCTACCTCCCCTGACCTCAGCATGTGAGTGTCCTTGTCGTTCGGATGAGGCGAAggtacacgctccctaagccccacgccatcttcccatTGCGCTATACAGcagatcctcggcctccttATTGATCTGTATGATCACGTGTTGCCCACCAATGGGTAAAGGTTCATCAACCTTCAGCACGGACCAATCACTCGTCGGAATGGCCAGGTTGtgctttttaagcagctgaagcaCCTGCTCGCCCTGCACAGCTATAGGGAACATGACCTCcggcatggacggaatattatTCCCGTCCACCACGCCCAGCTTGGACCCCTCCTATAGTCGGGTTGGGTCGTTCTTGCATGAGAGGATCTTGACACCATTCATCCAGCCAGTGCCTTCGAAGATAGGCATTGGATTGTCTGGGGCATTTTCCATCCtgacaaacagtgcgtcgaccagcttactatgggtcaaccgccaccgctctgcagacattttcccgttAGGGTCCCCTCTGTCTATGAGAGCAACAGCGAGATGCCGCCCGGCAGTTTCTgcaaccgttgctctctgtctTTGTCTGTTCGAGTCCGTTTGACTGGAGCCAGGTGCTCGCAGCCTCTTGCTCACTGGGTACCTTGCTTGGTACTCTCAGCGGACCGTTGGCGTTTGCTTGCCGTGGACTCCACCTTCTTGTTGGCAGGGCCGGTAGAACCGGCCTGCATCTTATTGCCTTTAGGGAGGGGGCTTATTCGGTTTTCACACATCCACGTGTTAGCCCAGGCAAGCCTCTCCTTATCCTTGACAGACAAGTTAGCTATGCCACTGAGCCTTGCGTGAATGCGGGTCGTCGCCTTATTGATGCTGGCGATAGGCCGAGGTGACTGAAGAAGACGACGATCCTCCTCCACCGTAGAGATTGACGCAGCGCTCTCTTGGTCCGAGTAGATTAAGACAACGGCACCCGCGCCAGTTACAGTCCAGTGACCGAGAAAGTCTCATTTGCGAGAAAATCCTGGAAGATGTTAGAAATACTAACAAATTAAACGACTGTGCTGTGTGGAGAACAGAATAAGACTGACTATTTTGTCAGTGACAATTTATTACAAAGTTGCATGGAGTAGGCTTGGAGTTGCCGGATCTGCGTTCTTCCATGTGGCCGGAGAGAGGGGCATGTTAACTCCTCCCTCCTCCTCTCCGGCCGGATCGGAGAAGGATGGCTCGGTGACGTGTTGTTGGTATATGCCACGAACTCCGAcgatattttgaattttacaattatgtaaaaaaaaaacatgtgtTGTAATATAAAGTGTGTTCTTAATGTTAACGttgcattttgattatttattaaatagcaACTTATGGCTAAAGGGCTATCAATTATTAGTTTGTCGGTGTTAGGGTTTCTTGTTTCTTAActgtttttctaattttttgtttgtgtagtTTGAGTTTATTCATTCGtttatcataatttttttatattcttgtttttgtgtatttcacaaattaatAGTAAATTTGCGTTAATGTAAGTTGATAAATGGAAACGATCCCGATGCCTTAACAGCGATTGTTGTACACATATACAGTCGTTAATTACACAACatccatttatttttgtaaaccACTGTGTATTGATGATCCCTGTGCCTTATCAGCGATTGATGTAGACATATACGGTCATCGCACACAGTAGTTTGACATGGcgaatttttgtttctttcacattttcgttgttttctttttatgagTTTTTGTGTATTGATGATCTCGGTGCCTTATCAGCGATTGATGTACACATATACGGTCATCACACACAGAAACTTATTGGTATAATTGTTGACAATTGTCTCGCACAACAGATCCCGGTGCCTTATCAGCGATTGATGTACACATATACGGTCGCTTGTGTGGCAATtggaatttgatttttgtttgttttatttgcacatgttatattttttttgtcacttcCTTTTGCACTTGCACGTCATTATGTTTTTATGCAGTTTTCTCTCTTTTGAATATGGGCAATTCTTGAAAATGGTAAACCacgaccgaaaaaaaaaatcttcacattcatcgtattttttttgtataatgtcataaagaaatatccatattttcataatacaatGGATCCATAGCATACCttagttgtttttataaaaaaatttgactGAAAACtgacaaaatgtaattttttcacttttagctatttttttatgcatttttttgtttaattatttcacaaggaaaacataaaatatgtttgtattttttctacCAAATCTCTTAATAGCAATCgaataataagataaaaaatgcaaattgagcgaacaaattttcaactgtttatttttattttgcttcttatcTATGTTCaaatcgtacgttcgcgaccgaaaacatcattttattgtaattgcttcGCATTAAGTGCAGGCAGGTGAATGAAACTTCATGTGTTaagttattttggtatatatattttaattataaaaaatcgtTGGGGTTACTCTAACCAatcttttttattgattgtcaaagtagcgtacgttcgcgaccttACCTATAAGCCTATGTCGATTTTTACTAGCGTCGcatggatttaaaaaaaaaaattttttttgtatttgtttttgaaataacTATGTCGTTTGCAGTTACTTATTACTTGTtagttattacttattacttattacattttttcttgctattaataaattccagtacatatttcatatttaataaaaaattatttttttgctttaaatgttattagacacattaaattgagttaaatccgtttgttttttatgaaatttgaagttattaatcaaaaaagttgtggtaaaaataaaaatttaataaataatgcaacatggaaaaatcgtacgttcgcgaccggaacttaattaaattaaaaataaataaatggagatATTTTCTTGGGAGTAGACTTAATAGAAAGCTACATgattctatttaaaaagtaaagttgttttcttaaaatattccgTCTCAATTCGCAgagttttacattttactgTATTAAGCCAAAGTCGACTTCTGTTTTGCGTACGTTCGACCGCATGTTTTTTgacaatattatgaaaattaaaaatcgataagcCCCATATTTACACTAACCAAAGAGCTgaacaaatgctatcgaagagtaaaaaaaaagtttcaggaaacgtttgttttcgattttattttttaatttatctcgtacgaacgtacgttcgcgacTCGGAGAAATGTccatatgtattattattttttcaccATTCACTACAAAAATTTCCACAAAAACCCCGTCACTTATTCACTCACCTCAGCCTTTAAGGAAATTACAGTTCCAGTTACAGTCCTGTGACCGAGGGAGTCTCATTTGCGAGAAAATTCTGGAAGATGTTCGAAATACTTACAAATAAAACGACTGTGCTGTGTGGAGAATAGAATAAGAATAATAGAATTGTTGAAACTGATTTGGCCTGCACCCACCGTATCAGAGGTGTGACCGCTGGCGACACGCAGAGAGGATCTCTCCCCCCCAGTCACGCGTTCCACCGACGTTTGGGCAGACATCCCAGCCCTagttgaattttttatgtgcTCCATTCCGAGGCTGATTTTATTCATGGGAGCCCCCCATAGCATTTTCAGTCCGACCGCTAGACACCTCGTATTATGGATTCTGCTTCTTATCCTCAGACAGACAAGTGCCCGAAAGACAAGGAGCAGAGCCCTCAGCTAGGATCGGCAGTACCTGTAACATCGGCGCATAGTAGAGATTTGCTACCCGATGACTGCTTCTTATCCTCAGACAGACAAGTGCTCGAAAGACAAGGAGCAGAGCCCTCAGCTAGGATCGGCAGTACCTAAAGTAGCGAGTTCaaagtagaataaaaaaattcaaccgCTATATCCAAGTTCGTAGACAAAGAGAGTTGCGACCAGTCAGTTTGAGATATAAGCAGCGCAAGTTTCTCAAAATCGGTTTTCCGAAAACAACGTGAACGCTCACCACAACGTACATTAGACTCTGACGCAATATATGGGAGCTCCAACGAAATTTCTAAAGTGGGATGGTAAGGATCTTCGGGCGAAGATATGAGAGATGTTCACGATAGAGAACACGAATCTgggtctaaaacaaaaataaagtctAGAGACctgtttaaacaatttgaaataccATTAATCTGAGACAATGATACTCCGAAAagactatcaataaaaacatgggATATAGAGGGGCAAAGTCCATTAAAATTCATGACGGAATGCCATGATATACCAGCAAAATTGAAATCACCAAGGGCTATAAAGTGATCACGATCAGAAAGCATGttagaaatgttattaattatagaaaaatgagCTAAATACAAAGCATCATCTGAAGCAGGAGGGATATATGagtaagaaataaaaatgttaaagctACCAAAGGATAATTTTACAGCCACTAGCTCAATATCAGAAGTGTGATCAATTAATTCTGAAGCAAATTGGGCGTCTACTGTAATTAAAACCCCACCACCACGACGAACCTTGCGATCACGTCTGTATAAGGAAAATCTACTAGAAAAGATTTCCGTATCAAGAATGTCATTCTTTAACCATGTTTCAGTAAAGGCAATGACATTGAAAAGGAAAgataaactatttaaatgcAGGTCAGTAAGTTTACTGCAAATGCCTTTTACATTCTGATAGCCAAGAAGTAAAGAGGATGTTGCTACTATTAGGAAAAGAAATCGGAgaccgatttttctttttagcaacaaattctttgACTAATAGGTGTTCCGGCCAAAATTGTTTACTGCACATCATGCTAAATTGTTCAGCGGgtatacttattttaaaagatgaaaTCTCCCGTTCGtacgagaaattaaatttgtccaCTTTAATACTGGCTTGAAATTTGGACTTAATATAAGCCCGAACACCATCAGAGACGAAAATCTGCTTAAGCGGTGGCACCTCAACTAACGTGTTGCGGACAGTTAATGCAGGAGCTGGAGGCGATTCTTCAATCGTTACACCACTGCTGATATCGACTGAGGATTGTGGTGGTGGAATTTCCTTAACCATCTCCATCTCAGCCGATAACAAAATCGAAGTAGTAGCTGGTGATTCCATGCTTAATGACGTAATGTCATGGTGTGGAACTTCCAGAGCTACCGAGGGTTGAGGGGACGGAGAACTAAATGACATTAATTCGCCAGCAGGTGGTCCGGATAAACTTGGGACATCAACAGGGACAGAAAACTCAATTGGGGCAATCGACAGACGCGTATTGGCCTTTTTACGCTTCGGAGACTCGGTCAAGAGATTCATACTTAAAAAAACTCTCCGATAGCTTCTCCGCTTTGGATTCTGCGTTTTCTTAAACGCATTCTGCGTTTTCTTAAGCCCGCCAATACATCTTTAAGACCAGTACACGTCTGCCATATAAACCCAGCAATATCGCGTTCAGAGTCCCTACAGTGTTCACAAGTCCATCTCAATCCTGACTTGGGTGAAATTATTGTACATAGGTCAACAATACGGCCGTTAAAGCCAGCACATTTCTCATGTGCAACGTTGTCGCAtaaccagcaacaaacaaaacccatTTTGGCACCAACCGGCACCCGGCATTTCTTGTTATAGCAGACTAACATATTGCTAAAACAAAGATTATTAAACCaatcaaaaaattcaaaaagaaataaatcaaaaaaggtaaattaattgcaaactaaTATGATCTGTACTTACGAAGAGCACAAAACGCAGAGAGTATGCACAGGTCGAGCGAGACGCAAGGTAGAACGATAGCCAACTACAACACCAAAGCTAAGCTTGACCACAcagtttgttgttatattttaggaaaaattaaaacaatatagtTAATACAGGAGAACACAGCGATTTAACAATCAGTAGTTAAACACAAATTAGTTGTTAAACACaatgtaatatacatatatagatatgaaattgtaaaaaatcacaaagtttaagagggaagaaaaaaaaacatccgacttcgactgcgaGAGTTTGTTTGTACCATTTCGCATAGTAAAAACCACAAAACACCCGCTATTTTTGCATAGTCCTAACAAAAAGAATGAGGAAACGGTATGCCCAGGTACAGTCGcgtttaatttagttttgatAGATTCATATtgatttatagattttttgtTAAGGTATAATGTTAGACTGAACAGACAGATAAGCAAGctgcatacaattttaaataaatcataaattaaataagtcaAAATTTCAGAGGAAAACGAGGACGTAACCGCCTATTTATGTTACctatatttactatttaatatTGGTGGctttagaaaacaaaaattacataaCACTACTGAtctctatttaaatttttctcaaatttattttagttgtggCTGCTAATGACTTAAAGTGGCAAATACCGTCCGGAATGTTTAGACCATTTGTGGAAATAAATCTCATTGGACCGCACCTTCAagataaaaagagaaaatttgCAACCAAATCAAAGTCAAATAACTGGTCTCCTAAGTATAACGAATCATTTAGCTTGTAAGTATATTGTGATCTTATATTACAGATATGTACAATTTATAGAGTAACTTTAATTTAGTGCTATTGGCAATGAAGAGCAGCTTGATTTCTTCGAACTTCACATTTGTGTTAAGGACTATTGTTTTGCACGTGAAGATCGGCTAGTGGGAGTTGCTGTGATACCTTTAAAGGATATTTCTGAAAAGGTTTTATACTAtagcataaattaatttgcatttcataaatatgtattcttttttatttaggGATCAGTGGCTTGTTGGTTGCCCTTACAAAGACGCATTGAAATGGATGAAACTGGTTGGAcaatattaagaatattatcACAACGCAATAATGATGAAGTGGCCAAGGAATTTGTTAAACTTAAATCTGAAATTCGACAAGAGCCCACAATGGGCACATAAGCATTCGTATGTCAATGTAATCCAAAAGCGAAACCCTAATGAAATAAAAGGGTATTCATATTATCAccaatattttaaacattcaCATACAAATAGTTTATTGAActtgaaatacataaataaaaacatacatCTAAATATAATCTGTGCATAATGATATTATTTATCATTCTTGGTTATATAAATGGCTCAATCCAAATATCGATTGTAAGGGAAAAAACTCACACAAGCAAATCTCtctaacaaaataaacatgtaaacattttgtaaACCTGAATCTTTaaaacattcattcatttgtatACTATTTTTCTGATACTAAAATCATTTGCACATATTtctaattttgtaaataactaattgtataaatataatttatgtcccaacaatttgttaaatatatttaataatacttaagCAACtgtgaatattaattttagaaGGGATGAGATGCACCCATGTTATGCTTCATTTGTGATAGAATCCATATGTTATCTTATCTTTAAGCTTGGCAGGATTGGCAGGAATTTCTCACTTGGTTTAAATAAAACCGATTGATGACGATGAAGTGGAGTTCGTCAATGTTTCGAACTGTGGATCCGAATTGAAGATGACCTTCCTACTCATGAGTGACATATTGGAGcatctcggctgttaacgctgatgaagaatatatataaattataaaatacgTCTCTTTATTTACTGCATCCACTTCGAATTCTTAAGCAATTTAGAATAAGTTAAGTTGTcactgttgccgttgtcgttgctgccgTCGTCGCGTCTGAATTTGCACTGGCTACGCACAGGCCTATGGTTTTTGAAATGCCTGGTCTTACGTTATACTTTATGGCGTCAGAGATACTCCTTATGCCTGTTAGAAACATTTCCTGTAGACCAAATGTCTACCGAACCGTTTTGCAAAATGGAGATTATGCAGAATGGAAGAGATTAGAGCATAATTAGCACCAACTTTTCAGAACTATAAATACATGTTTTTATTgcgaaaataatacaataaattcaaaatggatatTAACATAATTCATAATCGAACAAGGCTGAATTTCCAATTtgttatcaatttaaattttaatttgaatatgtatACAATAGACTATACAGAAGTACGAGCAACGGCACACTAACCACGGCACAGATGCGGTGCCAAGAACTTTTAAGGGCCAACATAAGGGCAAAAATGTTACTATCCCAAATTGTCAAACACAAATACTGCATAGaacaaacataatttaaatccATACTTATCTTATCTATCTTGATGACGATTGTCGCCCAAAGCAACTCAGTAGACGTTTTTGCACATactacaaaagtatttccttaataactttcataatttatatctGATAGCAACcgaattttcaggaatcacaattactataaatattattgtacataccaaaattcgctctagctctaaagttacgcttgttattcgaaatttgaaacaaacttgatctgcgtgcaaacataacaatagacctatagtctctgagatctagagtttcatatggacagacggacagacacacaggcagacagacggacatggctagatcgtctcggctattgatgctgatcaaaaatatatatactttatagggtcggagatgcctccttctacctgttataatacccttctaccctaggggtagcgggtataaaaatatgtaatttttcattataatagatgttttgtttaattttgtgcAGATCAAACCGAAACTGATCAATTCGTAAAGTTGCGAAATATGGCAAAGTTTGGATTGCAACATTTGTAAACATTATATAAGTAGaactttaatgtttaaataaaaacataacataattACTGTTAGAATGTCGCAATGACTAGAAGTTTTTTCCGCGCAACTCcttataaaacaagtaagaaagctacagtcgattgtgctcaactgtgagatacccccCTGCAGAACTGGAGGTGTCGATTGGCCATGGGTAAGTGCTTACCTCGccgatcactacatgggtacttactaaAGTGACCCTATAGTAAAcgaacgtcgaaccacctagttaataaatatattcgtattaaagcataagtacaaaataacggcaagcatcgctttcgtttttgttattttgtggaaaGGGCATACACAAGATTAAAGACAAAACTTCGATTACGTTTTAcatcgctgtttgtttacgcgtctttgttttattttgtgctactCTTTTGCTCAGACGCAGCTGTGTTTGCTGGCTGACGAAATTTTGCAAGCATTTGAGTTGAGAACTGCAAAGCGGATCAATCGATCAATTATTAGTTgagttacttaaaaaataatatatgtatattatgtattatatgtttaatgtgtaaaatattcaataaacaGATAATAAAAGTACGACAAGCAGTTAGCATAATGTATAGTTCTACAGTGGAAAACGACAATGTGCCTAAAGAAGAGGAAGTGGaaattatgacaaaaaaaatctaCGTTATGGAAATAATGACAGGGGATTGCGGccctaaaaaagaaaacaatttctttggtgttatgatcggtgagtattttaaaagatatgtatttaataatcattattcaCTTCAAtctattataactttttgaatcctttttattttcagaTTCAATAACTGAGGACCAGTTGAAAAAGGCCTtacagctaaaaaaaaaacgatattttaaaaactcaaGTTAccttaaaaaattaaaagtatccgacttattaaaataaagacacattaaaatttaataaaaattttaattataattgtacatttttttaaatttataatggcTGACCCTTCCATGGGGTCCGATGTTAGTACTTACTGGTGGCGATTGACACTATTTGCggacatttcatacaaaaacggaaattaaagaACGCATTGCTAGGTGCCAGTTTGTAAGTAGTGGTGGTCTGCTGGTAAGTGCTTATTCCACCAGCAACGAACTAGCGCTCAGAACTGCACTGATTACGATCTCTATCTGGCGCAAGAGGTCTAAGTTGAGGAAAGAAGATAGCAGACTCGCATCCCTAGCAGAACAACTTGAACGATCCGAGGACATCTCGCAGCTAAGCAAGGGAGGAGTTCACCTAAGTGCATTGACTCCTAAAATGCTTGCGCTGGCCTTGGACCGAATTCTCGCTGACTAAGGCCACGGGCAATCTAAAGCGGCTGACGCCGCAGCTGATGCAACTTCCGTCGTTGCCGAACGTATTGCTGACACATATCCCGTTGCTGCTGGCCGCTCAGAGAGAGCTAGTTAGAAGTCCCGATGCGGCAGGTTGCCGTTGGCATGGGCATGGGTAATATAAGCGAATCTGAAGTTTATCAAGTTTTAGTTTATACCGAACCCATAACCAGAGCAGTCGCTCtcaataaagaataaaaagtAAACCTTATAAATCTTATATTCGAATCTAGTTAATATTTACACCAAAAttcgactttagctttaaaattacgcttctTATTCAAGTTTTGTTAACTTGCGGGGCAGACGTGAGCgtgacaaatatttgaaacaaaaaattattaagctCAATCTCTTATAGTTTTTGAGATcgagtgtttcatacggacagacggacatggcatcttctcggctgttgacactgatcaagaatatatatactttatagggtcaaAGATGCCGGCCTTGTAAAATTTTTGCGGCGACATTTCGTTCCGCAGTTCccagcacaaaaaaattgacaaCCACTTATTTCGCACTCATATCGCCAAAGTAAAAATAAGCATCAAAGTGGATAATTAAAAGAAAGCGTCTGAGGTTTTTCTCGTTAAGATAAATAGCAGTAATTAATTATGTCGAGTCGCAAGAGTATAGGTATTGATTGCGATTTCATctattttattgattaataattaattgattacttaataattttgtttttactattTCCATGCCAAATTTAGGGTTATAGGTTTCCAAAAACGGTTACTGTAAAATTTGTGgaatttgcaaatatattgCTATTCTGGCAAcgtgcaaaaagcaaaaaaataacaaaagctgGATCTTATTCTAACCCAGTACTTTTCGTTTTTAGCTACTCCGGTATCCACAACTTGTTGGTCATAATTTTGTTATCGAAACGTTTCATTTCTTACTACTGAAACAGCTGACTTGTGTTTTATAAATATCGAGAATATATtccttttttatattcaattgacTATGTGGATAGAACTCACATAAAGATTATTTCATGCCGCATAGATGCATTATGCGGaaacaacatacatataacaacatacaacatacattCATAAAGCCTTTTCTCTTTTACACAactaaactattttaaaaaacaCCGCGAGAGTTCCATGAAAGCGTTCCACTTGTCCATTTGTGAAGTGGTGGTTCAATATCCATTTTTTAGAAGtgatctacatatgtatgtaattgtcTTCGAATTGGAAGAGACTTCATTATcgcaattaataatttttgcttgaggaaacaaatataaaagtttaataatgGGGACTTTCACATCCATTTTTGCGTGAGTTATACTATAGCAAATTTTGAGAACTTA harbors:
- the LOC127565790 gene encoding uncharacterized protein LOC127565790; this translates as MLRSGEVESDFRLESMTDATLHFNLAEEVGEEPSMQTALRVCKPLMSVLQLNLHKSKTASPPRTRGRVRLRGFGPGTVDSVGQHGCRAEVTQLQLIRLDIAMTI